Proteins encoded together in one Lathyrus oleraceus cultivar Zhongwan6 chromosome 5, CAAS_Psat_ZW6_1.0, whole genome shotgun sequence window:
- the LOC127080853 gene encoding uncharacterized protein LOC127080853: MNVAEYAAKFEELVKFYPHYNGADMERSKYIKFENRLRPEIKQDISYQEIHRFPTLVNKCRIYDEDYKDRPAHYKSVNERKGKNQFSGKLYSTPADKGKQRTTDEKKPSRGVTPASAKCFKCGELGHHANE; the protein is encoded by the coding sequence ATGAATGTTGCTGAATATGCTGCcaagtttgaggagctggtgaAGTTTTATCCTCATTACAATGGTGCAGATATGGAGAGATCCAAATACATTAAGTTTGAGAATAGACTACGACCTGAGATTAAGCAGGATATTAGCTACCAGGAGATTCACAGGTTTCCTACTCTGGTGAACAAGTGTAGGATTTATGATGAGGACTATAAGGATCGTCCCGCTCACTATAAGAGTGTTAATGAGAGGAAGGGAAAGAATCAGTTCAGTGGAAAATTATACAGTACTCCAGCTGACAAAGGGAAACAGAGGACTACtgatgagaagaagccaagtaGGGGAGTGACTCCCGCTTCTGctaagtgtttcaagtgtggcgagtTGGGCCACCATGCTAATGAGTGA